In Bacteroidales bacterium, the sequence GTCCACCTCATAGTATGCATATGATTGCTTTAGGATTAAAAAAATCATTGAATATACCTTGGTTAGCCGATTTCCGTGACCCATGGACAAATATTGATTTTTATCATGAATTAATGTTATCAGGATGGGCAGATAAAAGACATCATAAAATGGAAAATAAAGTTTTGAAAAATGCTGATGCTGTTACTGTAATCAGTAGGAGTATGGCTGAAGATATGAAGAGATTACATAATAGAAAATATGAGGTAATTACAAATGGTTATGATGAAGAAACAAATATTGAAGATGTTGTTTTGGATAAGAAATTTAGCATTGCACATATCGGAAGTCTTGTAAAATCACGCAATCCCGAGGTGTTATGGAAGGTCTTGAATTTTCTTTTAAATGATAGATCGCAAAATTCCTTTGATGCTGAAAGATTTTCGAAAGATTTAGAAATTAAGTTAGTTGGGAAGGTTGATTTTTCTGTAAAGGAATCAATAAAGAAATATAAACTTGAAAATTATATTAATTATATTGATTATTTACCGCATGATGAAGTAATACGTGTTCAGCAACAATCACAGGTTTTATTACTTTTGTTAAATAATACGCCAAATGCAAAAATGATTCTGACAGGAAAGTTTTTTGAATATCTTGCCGCTAAGCGTCCTGTATTGTGTATTGGTCCAACTGACGGTGATGCAGCTGAAATCATTAATGAAACAAAATGTGGTGTAATTTCAGATTTTGATGATTTTGAACATTTAAGAGATAGTGTAATTAATTTTTATAAATCATTTTGTGAAAACTCGCTTGATGTTAATAGTGCAGGAATTGAAAAGTATAGTAGGAAAAATTTAACTTTTGAATTATCAAAAATTCTGAATAAAATAGTTATAGGAAATTATTATTGACGATAAAATATATATTGGTTTTTAGTTTACAGTTATTCATTGGAAATTCATGAATTTCAGCTTATAATATTTAATATATGGATTTAAAAGGTAAAAATATTCTGGTTACAGGTGCCGGTGGGTTTATCGGGAGCCATTTGGTTGAAGAATTAGTTAAAAGAGATTGTAAAGTAAAAGCATTCGTGCATTACAATTCTTTTAACAGCTGGGGTTGGTTGGATTATATGGATGAAAATATTAAAAAAAAAATTGATGTTTTTATAGGTGATATCCGTGATCCATATGGCGTTAAGACTGCAATGAAAGGAAATGCAATCGTTTTTCATTTGGCTGCATTGATTGGAATACCCTATTCATATCATTCTCCCGATGTTTATGTGGATACAAATGTAAAAGGAACTTTAAATATTTTACAAGCAGCA encodes:
- a CDS encoding glycosyltransferase family 4 protein — encoded protein: MKKVLIITYYWPPCGGSGVQRWLKFVKYLRNFGWEPIIYTPENPEMSVIDNSLLKDLPENLTVIKTKIWEPYNFYKAFIGKKKSHKINTALLSESKKPKLTEKISVWIRGNFFIPDARRFWIKPSVKFLKEYLKSNKVDAIVSNGPPHSMHMIALGLKKSLNIPWLADFRDPWTNIDFYHELMLSGWADKRHHKMENKVLKNADAVTVISRSMAEDMKRLHNRKYEVITNGYDEETNIEDVVLDKKFSIAHIGSLVKSRNPEVLWKVLNFLLNDRSQNSFDAERFSKDLEIKLVGKVDFSVKESIKKYKLENYINYIDYLPHDEVIRVQQQSQVLLLLLNNTPNAKMILTGKFFEYLAAKRPVLCIGPTDGDAAEIINETKCGVISDFDDFEHLRDSVINFYKSFCENSLDVNSAGIEKYSRKNLTFELSKILNKIVIGNYY